From Verrucomicrobia bacterium S94, the proteins below share one genomic window:
- a CDS encoding tetratricopeptide repeat protein, with amino-acid sequence MKCVLMSLVILGSITASAQQNKEIEQTGTPAVMEVANGKKVKVMLQRVEGDRLIFQPYKQLRDMPAPMDKLAQLTFFPKFDPKAVEEMFTAGDFQGVIDTVGSDMEEFVPYMPVPNNLRSTFVLVYHSYKSLEDYESAARYAQQLLAMEDVKMKLLGQVGMAQIALAQGDLVLAEKIRSELPKDAEAASLYIQAAIERANGEPKQAIQTVTRIIENHPNDVEILPASELLVAYCYLDMTGTNSVITTNSAMNTARQVKNMYAGTAVAVNAEKLWAELGGREVEARELAIKAEMEEAEQAAEKKKAEQMARRKAEKAAVQAEAANTDVSATTETKTESE; translated from the coding sequence ATGAAATGCGTTTTAATGAGTCTTGTTATTCTGGGTAGCATTACGGCATCTGCGCAGCAGAATAAGGAAATTGAGCAGACCGGTACCCCGGCCGTCATGGAGGTGGCCAACGGTAAAAAAGTAAAAGTGATGCTGCAGCGTGTAGAGGGTGACCGCCTCATCTTCCAGCCGTATAAACAGTTGCGGGATATGCCGGCACCTATGGATAAACTGGCGCAGCTGACCTTCTTTCCTAAATTTGACCCAAAAGCGGTTGAAGAAATGTTTACCGCCGGCGATTTTCAAGGCGTGATTGATACGGTGGGTTCCGATATGGAGGAATTTGTCCCGTACATGCCTGTGCCGAACAATCTACGTTCGACATTTGTACTGGTTTATCATTCCTATAAATCGCTTGAGGATTATGAATCTGCCGCCCGCTATGCGCAGCAGCTGCTGGCGATGGAGGATGTAAAGATGAAGTTGTTGGGGCAGGTGGGTATGGCTCAGATTGCCCTGGCTCAGGGTGACCTGGTCCTTGCGGAAAAAATCCGCAGTGAGCTCCCGAAGGATGCCGAAGCGGCTTCGCTTTACATCCAGGCCGCTATTGAACGTGCCAACGGAGAGCCTAAGCAGGCCATTCAGACGGTCACCCGGATCATCGAAAATCACCCCAACGATGTTGAAATTCTACCGGCGAGTGAACTGCTGGTGGCCTATTGCTACCTCGATATGACGGGAACCAATTCTGTGATTACCACCAATTCAGCGATGAATACGGCGCGTCAGGTAAAAAATATGTATGCCGGAACAGCTGTTGCTGTAAATGCTGAAAAACTGTGGGCTGAACTTGGCGGCCGGGAAGTTGAAGCCCGGGAACTGGCGATCAAAGCCGAAATGGAAGAAGCTGAACAGGCCGCGGAAAAAAAGAAAGCGGAACAGATGGCCCGACGTAAAGCTGAAAAAGCAGCTGTGCAGGCCGAAGCCGCAAATACAGATGTTAGTGCAACAACAGAAACTAAAACGGAATCTGAATAA